Proteins from a genomic interval of Lolium perenne isolate Kyuss_39 chromosome 1, Kyuss_2.0, whole genome shotgun sequence:
- the LOC127349369 gene encoding protein disulfide isomerase-like 2-1 produces MAIPQISRRTLLPVLLLLAAAALSPAAADGDEVLALTESTFEKEVGQDRGALVEFYAPWCGHCKKLAPEYEQLAASFKKAKSVLIAKVDCDEHKSVCSKYGVSGYPTIQWFPKGSLEPKKYEGQRTAEALAEYVNSEAATNVKIAATPSSVVILSEDTFDSVVLDETKDVLVEFYAPWCGHCKSLAPIYEKVASVFKHDEGVVIANLDADKYTKLAEKYGVSGFPTLKFFPKSSKAGEEYEGGRDLDAFVKFINEKSGTSRDSKGQLTSEAGLVASLESLVKDFHNAADDKRKEALSKLEEEAAKLSGSAAKHGKIYVNIAKKILQKGSDYTKKETERLHRILEKSSISPSKADEFAIKKNILSIFSS; encoded by the exons ATGGCGATCCCTCAGATCTCCCGCAGAACCCTCctccccgtcctcctcctcctcgccgccgcggcgctctcgccggccgccgccgatggaGACGAGGTGCTGGCCCTCACCGAGTCAACCTTCGAGAAGGAGGTCGGCCAGGACCgcggcgcgctcgtcgagttctacgCTCCCTG GTGTGGACACTGCAAGAAGCTTGCTCCAGAATACGAGCAGCTTGCTGCAAGTTTTAAGAAAGCTAAATCAGTCTTGATTGCGAAG GTTGACTGCGATGAGCACAAGAGTGTGTGCAGCAAGTACGGAGTTTCTGGCTACCCAACAATCCAATGGTTTCCCAAAGGTTCCTTGGAGCCTAAGAA GTATGAAGGTCAACGTACCGCTGAAGCCCTTGCGGAATATGTTAACTCTGAAGCAG CCACCAATGTAAAGATAGCAGCAACTCCTTCAAGTGTGGTGATTCTGTCTGAGGACACCTTTGACTCGGTTGTCCTTGATGAAACCAAAGATGTCCTTGTTGAGTTCTATGCCCCATG GTGTGGTCACTGCAAGAGTCTTGCTCCG ATATATGAGAAGGTGGCTTCTGTTTTCAAGCATGATGAGGGTGTTGTGATTGCCAATCTTGATGCTGACAAATACACAAAATTGGCTGAGAA GTATGGAGTTTCTGGTTTTCCCACTTTGAAGTTCTTCCCGAAGAGCAGCAAAGCTGGTGAAGAGTATGAGGGCGGTCGGGACTTGGATGCCTTTGTCAAGTTCATCAATGAGAAAAGTGGAACTAGCCGTGATTCAAAGGGTCAACTTACTTCAGAG GCTGGGCTTGTGGCAAGTTTGGAATCTCTAGTCAAGGATTTCCACAATGCTGCAGATGACAAGCGGAAGGAAGCCCTCTCTAAACTGGAAGAGGAGGCTGCAAAGCTCAGTGGTTCTGCTGCCAA GCATGGAAAGATCTATGTGAACATTGCAAAGAAGATTCTGCAGAAAGGCTCCGACTATACGAAGAAGGAAACTGAGAGGCTTCATCGCATATTGGAGAAG TCCTCGATCAGTCCTTCCAAAGCTGATGAATTTGCCATCAAGAAGAACATCCTCTCAATCTTCTCCTCTTAG